The Methylomonas rhizoryzae genome includes the window CGATAAGAAAAGTAACCGATCCGCCAACGCGATGGCCTCGCGCAAATCGTGAGTCACGAACAGCACCGTATGCGGCCGTTGTTGCCACAAGGCATACAACAAATTGCGAACTTGGCGCGCGTTAGGCGCATCCAGGGATACGAAAGGCTCGTCCATTAACAATACGTCCGGATTAAGCGCAAATGCACGGATAATGGCAACCCGGCGCTGCATGCCCAGCGATAAACGTTGCGGAAATTGGTTTTGCATCTCCGATAGCTGCATGCTATCCAGCAAGCTGTCTATCAGATCCGACTCCGCAAATGGGCCGCCTGCCAACTCTATGTTTTGCCTCACCGTGCGCCAGGGCAATAAGCGCGGATTTTGAAACACGTAGCCAATGCGCAAGTTTCGCCCGTCCTTACCAACGGCAATATTGCCGTCGTAATGTTTATCCAAACCCGCAATCATATTCAGCAACGTGGTTTTCCCGCAACCGGAGGGCCCCAGCAAACAGGCGAATTGATTGGCCGGCACATGCACTTGTAAATCCGCAATGGCATGATGGGCTTGTTCGATGCCGCCCCCGGGTTGGCTATAAATCTTGTTGACGACCCGTATATCGAGTTCGCTCACCGGCGCCACCTCAAGCTGTTGAGTTCTATCGGCTTCAAAATGAACGACTCGATCAGTTGAATGACCGCAACAAACGCAAAGCTATAAGCCAACAAACCGGCGACGTCGAATAATTGAAAAAAAAGATGCAGCTGATAGCCCATGCCGTTGCTGCGTCCTAATAACTCCACGACTAGAATAATTTTCCATATCAACGCTAGACCGGAACGGGTTGCCGCCATGATAAAAGGATGTAATTGCGGCCAAATCACGTGTATCAAAGTCTTGCGCCAACCGAATCGATAGCTTTGCGCCATTTCCAATAAGTCTCTATCCAGCGCCCTGGCGCCTTCGCGCAGAGTCACCACGAC containing:
- a CDS encoding ABC transporter ATP-binding protein; translation: MSELDIRVVNKIYSQPGGGIEQAHHAIADLQVHVPANQFACLLGPSGCGKTTLLNMIAGLDKHYDGNIAVGKDGRNLRIGYVFQNPRLLPWRTVRQNIELAGGPFAESDLIDSLLDSMQLSEMQNQFPQRLSLGMQRRVAIIRAFALNPDVLLMDEPFVSLDAPNARQVRNLLYALWQQRPHTVLFVTHDLREAIALADRLLFLSPRPMRLLGDIPVTVERSQRNNESEIEAFRVKLLQNHAEINGLL